Proteins from a genomic interval of Phycisphaeraceae bacterium:
- a CDS encoding NAD(P)H-hydrate dehydratase yields the protein MPQPEAILIPRLPQRAPDAHKGTFGTVAVVGGCAGADLRMIGAPALAALAALRAGSGLAKIVAPAPILDATLQIAPVATGIPIPVDPRGMILPHEAAAAIDRAASECTCLAVGPGMGRGDGPRAAALRAVQQDRVPVVVDADALNALSEIPQLTRDLTAPTVITPHPGEFRRLAKGMGMNDAMGLDTSRERAAEQMAQRLACVVVLKGHHTVVSDGARTWINSTGNPALATGGSGDVLTGLLAAMIAQFVPAPASLPTRVPTPRPPDRPLDLFQAAALAVHIHGDAADLWRTDSNASGGMLATDLLTHLPAAVQRQRS from the coding sequence ATGCCCCAGCCCGAAGCGATCCTCATTCCTCGCCTCCCACAACGCGCCCCCGACGCCCACAAGGGCACCTTCGGCACTGTCGCCGTCGTCGGCGGCTGCGCCGGGGCCGACCTCCGCATGATCGGCGCCCCAGCGCTCGCCGCTCTCGCGGCGCTCCGCGCCGGGTCGGGTCTCGCCAAGATCGTCGCCCCCGCTCCCATCCTCGACGCCACCCTTCAGATCGCCCCGGTGGCCACCGGCATCCCTATCCCCGTTGATCCCCGCGGCATGATCCTCCCACACGAGGCCGCCGCCGCCATCGACCGCGCCGCCTCCGAGTGCACCTGCCTCGCCGTCGGCCCCGGCATGGGCCGCGGCGACGGCCCCCGCGCTGCGGCCCTCCGCGCTGTCCAGCAGGACCGCGTTCCCGTCGTCGTCGATGCCGATGCGCTCAACGCCCTCTCCGAGATCCCCCAACTCACCCGCGATCTCACCGCCCCCACCGTCATCACCCCTCACCCGGGCGAGTTCCGCCGCCTCGCCAAGGGCATGGGCATGAACGACGCCATGGGCCTCGATACCTCCCGCGAACGCGCGGCGGAACAGATGGCCCAACGCCTCGCCTGCGTCGTCGTCCTCAAGGGCCACCACACCGTCGTTTCCGACGGCGCCCGTACCTGGATCAACTCCACCGGCAACCCAGCCCTCGCCACCGGCGGCTCGGGCGATGTCCTGACAGGCCTGCTCGCCGCGATGATCGCCCAGTTTGTCCCCGCGCCGGCATCCCTACCGACCCGCGTCCCCACCCCTCGCCCGCCTGACCGCCCCCTCGACCTCTTCCAGGCCGCCGCCCTCGCCGTCCACATCCACGGCGACGCCGCCGACCTCTGGCGCACCGACAGCAACGCCTCCGGCGGCATGCTCGCCACCGACCTGCTCACCCACCTCCCCGCGGCGGTGCAGCGGCAGCGTTCGTAG
- the rnhA gene encoding ribonuclease HI: MASSANKDGAAEQPRVELYTDGACSGNPGPGGWAFVLKHPASGKVVEQSGGEPDTTNNRMELRAVIEGLAWIKKPARVELYSDSKYVLDGLSEWMAGWKARGWKTAAKKPVKNVELWQELDGLRTRHEVSFHWVEGHSGHPENERCDELAVAEIQKMRARGG; this comes from the coding sequence ATGGCGTCGAGCGCGAACAAGGACGGAGCGGCAGAACAGCCGCGGGTGGAGTTGTACACAGACGGGGCGTGCTCGGGGAACCCCGGTCCGGGCGGGTGGGCGTTCGTGCTGAAGCATCCGGCGAGCGGGAAGGTGGTGGAGCAGTCCGGAGGGGAGCCGGACACGACGAACAACCGGATGGAGTTGCGGGCGGTGATCGAGGGGCTGGCGTGGATCAAGAAGCCGGCACGGGTGGAGTTGTACTCGGATTCCAAGTACGTGCTGGACGGGCTGTCGGAATGGATGGCGGGGTGGAAAGCGCGTGGGTGGAAGACGGCGGCGAAGAAGCCGGTGAAGAACGTGGAGTTGTGGCAGGAACTGGATGGGCTGAGGACGCGGCACGAGGTGAGTTTTCACTGGGTGGAGGGGCACTCGGGGCACCCGGAGAACGAGCGGTGCGACGAGTTGGCGGTGGCGGAGATCCAGAAGATGAGGGCGCGGGGAGGGTGA
- a CDS encoding RNA-binding protein: MKKLYVGNLSFGTNDSALRSLFEPFGEVSSASVVMDRETGRSRGFGFVEMTNDGDAENAINEMNGKNVDGRDLTVNEARPREPRSGGFGGGGGGRGGYGGGGGGGRGGYGGGGGGGRGGW, translated from the coding sequence ATGAAGAAGCTCTACGTTGGGAACCTCTCGTTCGGAACGAATGACTCGGCGCTGCGATCACTGTTTGAGCCGTTTGGCGAGGTGTCGTCGGCGTCGGTGGTGATGGACCGCGAGACGGGTCGCAGCCGCGGGTTCGGGTTTGTCGAGATGACGAACGACGGCGACGCGGAGAACGCGATCAACGAAATGAATGGGAAGAACGTGGATGGGCGGGACCTGACGGTGAACGAGGCGAGGCCGCGTGAGCCACGATCGGGTGGGTTCGGCGGAGGTGGCGGCGGACGCGGCGGGTACGGGGGCGGTGGTGGTGGCGGGCGGGGTGGGTATGGTGGTGGGGGAGGCGGGGGTCGCGGGGGGTGGTAA
- a CDS encoding prepilin-type N-terminal cleavage/methylation domain-containing protein: MSTNLKGATGRRGRAGFSIVELLIALSISALLLTATLGALDAAWKSYKHTTESASTHVVSRIVIHRMLSLIRTGSEFGPYPADFFDSAQNPVTSNFIEFVSEEDRLAGVDRITRIERRDVAGRPGEYELWYVRLNSETLPAAVESERPLLRGVREALFLLEYEPGPRLVKATLDLTIEPNDDESIATGGQLDTPTIRLVASATPRQLEVQE; encoded by the coding sequence ATGAGCACGAACCTGAAGGGAGCGACGGGGCGTCGAGGGCGCGCGGGGTTCAGCATCGTGGAGTTGCTGATCGCGCTGTCGATCAGTGCGCTGCTGCTGACGGCGACGCTTGGGGCGCTGGACGCGGCGTGGAAGTCGTACAAGCACACGACGGAGTCGGCGTCGACGCACGTGGTGTCGCGGATCGTGATCCACCGGATGCTGTCGCTGATCCGGACGGGGAGCGAGTTCGGGCCGTACCCGGCGGATTTCTTTGATTCGGCGCAGAATCCCGTGACGTCGAACTTCATCGAGTTTGTGTCGGAGGAGGACCGGCTGGCGGGGGTGGATCGGATTACGCGCATCGAGCGCCGGGATGTGGCGGGGCGGCCTGGGGAGTACGAACTGTGGTACGTGCGGCTGAACTCAGAGACGCTCCCGGCGGCCGTGGAATCGGAGCGGCCGCTGCTCAGGGGTGTGCGGGAGGCGCTGTTCCTGCTGGAGTACGAGCCGGGCCCGCGGCTGGTGAAGGCGACGCTCGACCTGACGATCGAACCAAACGACGATGAGTCGATCGCAACGGGCGGGCAGTTGGACACGCCGACGATCCGCCTGGTGGCCTCGGCGACGCCGCGGCAACTGGAAGTGCAGGAGTAA
- a CDS encoding prepilin-type N-terminal cleavage/methylation domain-containing protein — translation MSRSGTLGAREYQNPRRAGRAARRVRGRRGFTLIETALTTVIVGVGVLALIESQQAFMKSNDWSTHAATAAYLANEIREMTRKLPKHDPVTGLTIQTSGGNSVVVGWGPEPGEVRVQDFDDIDDFDGMTFRPGGTLLVSDGDLPGPVDAFGNVIPQILNDGTVVLDGEGNPAPLQGWSQIVRVEKVDPFNFSTVRPHGYEVAPNLPDFEGLRVDQFPLQVTVIVQYQGPFDAAPQTVATVVWVVP, via the coding sequence ATGTCGAGGAGCGGCACGTTGGGTGCGCGTGAGTATCAGAACCCGAGGCGGGCGGGGCGGGCGGCGCGGCGGGTGCGCGGCCGGCGCGGTTTTACGCTGATCGAGACGGCGCTGACGACGGTGATCGTGGGCGTCGGCGTGCTGGCGCTGATCGAGTCGCAGCAGGCGTTCATGAAGAGCAACGACTGGTCGACGCACGCGGCGACGGCGGCGTACCTGGCGAACGAGATCCGCGAGATGACGCGGAAGCTGCCCAAGCACGACCCGGTGACGGGGCTGACGATCCAGACATCGGGGGGGAACTCGGTGGTGGTGGGGTGGGGGCCGGAGCCGGGCGAGGTCCGGGTGCAGGACTTTGACGACATCGACGACTTTGACGGGATGACGTTCAGGCCGGGCGGGACTCTGCTGGTCAGCGACGGGGACCTGCCCGGGCCGGTGGATGCGTTTGGGAACGTGATCCCGCAGATTCTAAACGATGGGACGGTGGTGCTGGACGGGGAGGGGAACCCGGCGCCGCTGCAGGGGTGGTCGCAGATCGTGCGGGTGGAGAAGGTCGATCCGTTCAACTTCTCGACGGTGAGGCCGCATGGGTATGAGGTGGCGCCGAACCTGCCGGACTTCGAGGGTCTGCGGGTGGATCAGTTCCCTCTGCAGGTGACGGTGATCGTGCAGTACCAGGGGCCGTTTGACGCGGCGCCCCAGACGGTGGCGACGGTGGTGTGGGTGGTGCCATAA
- a CDS encoding phosphoribosylformylglycinamidine synthase subunit PurS, translated as MPSSPPAPVHRIEVSPRPTHADPIADALKRDAAALGIALSSVRSAHVYLVQAALSAAQLETLRTRLLADPVTEIAILGSSPDLCVPGAQLIEVHPLPGVMDPVAQSVQDAIRDLSGVDARVSTGWRYDLAGDGLTTDSARRLAARLLANPVIHRIHTEPYHPETFPQGRSHEHAVRSIPLLNLSDEQLTRLSRDAHLFLSLDEMRAIQAHYTSLSRDPTDIELETLAQTWSEHCVHKTLKSSIHYRAAPATDDPITWINRPGHAVAADGTVTISNLLKSTVAAATHELIAPKGGVDWTLSVFVDNAGVIAFDDTTAVCVKIETHNHPSAIEPYGGAATGAGGCIRDVIGTGLAARPVANTDVFCVAFPDHWSEAAAVSSPSPQPSTARPALPLPPNTLHPRRVLSQVVAGVRDYGNRMGIPTVSGAVSFDDRYIGNPLVFCGCIGVMPRSLIKGAVGAGDLIVALGGRTGRDGIHGATFSSAELEHTSADEFAHAVQIGNAIEEKRLLDAIMRARDYAQPLSTKQTELDDVVARQMRDLGIRTYARLGMEHLNPGGYHEIIGADDGRLFSISAAGTTPPTDISKFIDLYSRRLKPVARWNRSGVAASAEPTPLFTALTDCGAGGFSSAIGEMAKDTGAIVHLDRAPLKYDGLSYTEIWISEAQERMVLAVPPANLEALKQICAEESVELAVLGEFRSPAPAPNAPASAGPDLQLLFHGQEVGRLSMHFLHDGIPTPHRDATWPPPHSPAPTPPRTSHPRPLSASLLDLLAHPSIASKHWIIRQYDHEVRGNTLVKPLVGPDSRGPSDASIIQPVPGSTRALAISQGLQTGIGDPSLRGDPYLMVLAAVDECVRNLVCVGADPTRIAILDNFCWPSCQKPHHLGALVRAAEGCYDAAKAYRTPFVSGKDSLNNQLTYTDPETGRSHTVEIPYTLLITGIATVPDVARCITMDAKRPGNLLLLVGATAPHMGGSHYQHLFGLPAAPGLSAAVPATDLTLGPRAALAVHALIRANLVRSAHDVSDGGLLAALAEMLIAGHTDAAPIGASIDLAKATVTAAPLNPIAVAFAESPSRYLIEIAAADLPAAAKILHDIPHAVIGELDDSGSLIVRGEPAPIPVTRLREAWTGTLDW; from the coding sequence ATGCCATCCTCTCCCCCAGCGCCCGTCCACCGAATCGAAGTCTCGCCCCGCCCCACCCACGCCGACCCCATCGCCGACGCCCTCAAGCGCGACGCCGCGGCCCTTGGCATCGCCCTTTCCTCCGTCCGCTCCGCCCACGTCTACCTCGTCCAGGCCGCGCTCTCCGCCGCGCAGCTCGAGACCCTCCGCACGCGGCTGCTCGCCGACCCCGTCACCGAGATCGCCATCCTCGGCTCCTCCCCCGACCTCTGCGTCCCCGGCGCCCAACTCATCGAGGTCCACCCGCTCCCCGGCGTGATGGACCCAGTCGCGCAGTCCGTGCAGGACGCGATCCGCGACCTTTCCGGCGTCGACGCCAGGGTCTCCACCGGCTGGCGCTACGACCTCGCCGGAGACGGCCTCACTACCGATTCCGCCCGCCGCCTCGCCGCTCGCCTCCTCGCCAACCCCGTCATCCACCGCATCCACACCGAGCCATACCACCCCGAGACCTTCCCCCAGGGCCGCTCCCACGAGCACGCCGTCCGCAGCATCCCGCTCCTCAACCTCTCCGACGAGCAGCTCACCCGCCTCTCCCGCGACGCCCACCTCTTCCTCTCCCTCGATGAGATGCGCGCCATCCAGGCCCACTACACCTCCCTCTCGCGAGACCCCACCGACATCGAACTCGAAACCCTCGCCCAGACCTGGTCCGAGCACTGCGTCCACAAGACCCTCAAGAGTTCCATCCACTACCGCGCCGCCCCGGCCACCGACGATCCGATCACCTGGATCAACCGCCCCGGTCACGCCGTCGCCGCCGACGGCACCGTCACCATCAGCAACCTCCTCAAGTCCACCGTCGCCGCCGCGACCCACGAGCTCATTGCCCCAAAGGGCGGAGTCGACTGGACCCTCTCCGTCTTCGTCGACAACGCCGGCGTCATCGCCTTCGACGACACCACCGCCGTCTGCGTCAAGATCGAGACCCACAACCACCCCTCCGCCATCGAGCCCTACGGCGGCGCCGCCACCGGCGCCGGCGGCTGCATCCGCGACGTCATCGGCACCGGCCTCGCCGCCCGCCCCGTCGCCAACACCGACGTCTTCTGCGTCGCTTTCCCCGATCACTGGTCAGAGGCCGCCGCCGTCTCATCCCCAAGCCCGCAACCTTCCACCGCCCGGCCCGCGCTTCCTCTCCCTCCCAACACCCTCCACCCCCGCCGCGTCCTCTCCCAGGTCGTCGCCGGTGTCCGTGACTACGGAAACCGCATGGGGATCCCCACCGTCTCCGGCGCCGTCTCCTTCGACGACCGCTACATCGGCAACCCACTCGTCTTCTGCGGCTGCATCGGCGTCATGCCCCGGAGCCTCATCAAGGGCGCAGTCGGCGCCGGCGACCTGATCGTCGCCCTCGGCGGCCGCACCGGGCGCGACGGCATCCACGGCGCCACCTTCTCCTCCGCCGAACTCGAGCACACCTCCGCCGATGAGTTCGCCCACGCCGTGCAGATCGGCAACGCCATCGAAGAAAAGCGACTGCTTGATGCAATCATGCGGGCCAGGGACTACGCCCAGCCTCTTTCTACGAAGCAAACCGAACTCGATGACGTCGTCGCGCGACAGATGCGCGATCTTGGAATCCGTACCTATGCACGGCTCGGAATGGAGCATTTAAACCCAGGCGGCTACCACGAGATCATCGGCGCCGACGACGGACGCTTGTTCAGCATCAGCGCTGCGGGAACAACACCCCCGACAGACATCTCGAAGTTCATTGACCTCTATTCTCGCAGGCTCAAGCCCGTTGCCCGCTGGAACCGTAGCGGAGTCGCTGCGAGTGCCGAGCCAACCCCGCTCTTCACCGCTCTCACCGACTGCGGCGCCGGCGGCTTCTCTTCAGCCATCGGCGAGATGGCCAAGGACACCGGCGCCATTGTCCACCTCGACCGCGCCCCCCTCAAGTACGACGGCCTCTCCTACACCGAGATCTGGATCTCCGAGGCCCAGGAGCGCATGGTCCTCGCCGTCCCCCCCGCCAACCTCGAAGCCCTCAAGCAGATCTGCGCCGAGGAATCCGTCGAACTCGCCGTCCTCGGCGAGTTCCGCTCCCCGGCCCCCGCCCCAAACGCCCCCGCCTCCGCCGGCCCCGACCTCCAACTGCTCTTCCACGGCCAGGAAGTCGGCCGCCTCTCCATGCACTTCCTCCACGACGGCATCCCCACCCCGCACCGCGACGCCACCTGGCCCCCGCCCCACTCCCCGGCCCCCACGCCTCCCCGCACCTCCCACCCCCGCCCCCTCTCCGCCTCGCTCCTCGACCTCCTCGCCCACCCCTCCATCGCCTCCAAGCACTGGATCATCCGCCAATACGACCACGAGGTCCGCGGCAACACCCTCGTCAAGCCCCTCGTCGGCCCCGACTCCCGCGGCCCCTCCGACGCCTCCATCATCCAGCCCGTCCCCGGCTCCACACGCGCCCTCGCCATCTCCCAGGGACTCCAGACCGGCATCGGCGACCCCTCGCTCCGCGGCGACCCCTACCTCATGGTCCTCGCCGCCGTCGATGAGTGCGTCCGCAACCTCGTCTGCGTCGGCGCCGATCCCACACGCATCGCCATCCTCGACAACTTCTGCTGGCCCAGTTGCCAGAAGCCCCACCACCTCGGCGCCCTCGTCCGCGCCGCCGAGGGGTGCTACGACGCCGCCAAGGCCTACCGCACCCCCTTCGTCTCCGGCAAGGACTCCCTCAACAACCAACTCACCTACACCGACCCCGAGACCGGCCGCTCCCACACCGTCGAGATCCCCTACACTCTGCTCATCACCGGCATCGCCACCGTCCCCGATGTTGCCCGCTGCATCACCATGGACGCCAAGCGCCCCGGCAACCTCCTCCTCCTCGTCGGCGCAACCGCCCCGCACATGGGCGGCTCGCACTACCAGCACCTCTTCGGCCTCCCCGCCGCCCCGGGCCTCTCCGCCGCCGTCCCCGCCACCGACCTCACCCTCGGCCCACGCGCCGCCCTCGCCGTGCACGCCCTCATCCGCGCCAACCTCGTCCGCTCCGCCCACGATGTCTCCGACGGCGGCCTCCTCGCCGCGCTCGCCGAGATGCTCATCGCCGGTCACACCGATGCCGCCCCCATCGGCGCCTCAATCGACCTCGCCAAGGCCACCGTCACGGCCGCCCCACTCAACCCGATCGCCGTCGCCTTCGCTGAATCCCCCAGCCGCTACCTCATCGAGATCGCCGCGGCCGACCTCCCGGCCGCCGCGAAGATCCTCCACGACATCCCCCACGCCGTCATCGGCGAACTCGACGACTCCGGCTCCCTGATCGTCCGCGGCGAGCCCGCCCCGATCCCCGTCACCCGCCTCCGCGAAGCCTGGACTGGCACGCTCGATTGGTAG
- a CDS encoding type II secretion system F family protein: protein MANYRFQVRNPRGEVQIGVMAADSAAAAAAILRAQGSHVLAVNPVQAGAVDGSWAEWLGRVNAGKPKQKHVLDFTTQLAVMIRAGINIRAALDGIAEQTEHPSFKKVIQGLKTDVEAGKQFSEAIARHPKLFGPLYVNMVRASEMSGSFAEMLDRIAGYIGQQIETRKMVIGAAIYPGVIATMAVAVTIFLLTFVLPKFAAVFQGKEDVLPWATKFLMGLSEFMVNHWYYVVGAMVAAVAGIWAFSRTDVGAFWFDRMRLSVPVVKSMFRALYISRSLQTMGQLINAGVPMLDTIAITGDISGNRLYKDLWRSVYTSVKQGKKIAQPLTKSRLLPRAVVQMIAAGEESGKLGEVLDEISVYYAKLLKDRIKAVTSMIEPIMIILMGSVVGFIAMAIILPIFKMSSIVK, encoded by the coding sequence ATGGCGAACTATCGATTCCAGGTCAGGAACCCTCGCGGCGAGGTGCAGATCGGCGTGATGGCCGCGGACAGCGCGGCGGCGGCCGCCGCGATCCTGCGGGCGCAGGGGTCGCACGTGCTGGCGGTGAACCCGGTGCAGGCCGGGGCGGTTGACGGGAGCTGGGCCGAGTGGCTGGGGCGTGTGAACGCGGGGAAGCCGAAGCAGAAGCATGTTCTGGACTTCACGACGCAGCTGGCGGTGATGATCCGCGCGGGCATCAACATCCGCGCGGCGCTGGACGGGATCGCGGAGCAGACGGAGCACCCGTCGTTCAAGAAGGTGATCCAGGGACTGAAGACGGACGTCGAGGCGGGCAAGCAGTTCTCCGAGGCGATCGCGCGGCACCCGAAGCTGTTCGGGCCGCTGTACGTGAACATGGTGCGGGCGTCGGAGATGTCGGGCTCGTTCGCGGAGATGCTGGATCGGATCGCGGGGTACATCGGGCAGCAGATCGAGACGCGGAAGATGGTGATCGGCGCCGCGATCTACCCGGGCGTGATCGCGACGATGGCGGTGGCGGTGACGATCTTCCTGCTGACGTTCGTGCTGCCGAAGTTCGCGGCGGTGTTCCAGGGCAAGGAGGACGTGCTGCCGTGGGCGACGAAGTTCCTGATGGGGCTGAGCGAGTTCATGGTGAACCACTGGTACTACGTGGTGGGGGCGATGGTGGCGGCGGTGGCGGGGATCTGGGCGTTCTCGCGGACGGACGTGGGAGCGTTCTGGTTCGACCGGATGCGGCTGAGCGTGCCGGTGGTGAAGAGCATGTTCCGGGCGCTGTACATCAGCCGCTCGCTGCAGACGATGGGGCAGCTCATCAACGCGGGCGTGCCGATGCTGGACACGATCGCGATCACGGGCGACATCTCGGGGAACCGGCTGTACAAGGACTTGTGGCGGAGCGTGTACACGTCGGTGAAGCAGGGCAAGAAGATCGCGCAGCCGCTGACCAAGAGCCGGCTGCTGCCGCGCGCGGTGGTGCAGATGATCGCGGCGGGAGAGGAGTCCGGTAAGCTCGGCGAGGTGCTCGACGAGATATCGGTCTACTACGCGAAGCTGCTGAAGGACCGGATCAAGGCGGTGACGTCGATGATCGAGCCCATCATGATCATTCTTATGGGCTCGGTGGTCGGGTTTATCGCGATGGCGATCATCCTGCCCATCTTCAAGATGAGTTCGATCGTGAAGTGA
- a CDS encoding type IV pilus twitching motility protein PilT, producing MKLSDILKAAFENDASDVHLIANHPPMVRVHTVMTPMDFPALSPENTRKMFEEMAPKEAIATFDRQKDSDFSYEMPGLARYRVNAHMQRGSAALAMRMIKTKVPPLANLNLPEVIARLTYLPRGLVLVTGDTGSGKSTTLAAMIQAMNERYRKHIITLEDPVEYSFVSNRCVIEQRELGQDMPSFASGLKHALRQDPDIILVGEMRDLETTALAISAAETGHLVLSTLHTCNASQTVERIIDMYPAGQQNQIRSMMANTLQAVVSQTLFSRIDKPGMCPAVEVLLCTPAVRNLIREARTFEIPNVIETNRAIGMKSLDTAIAELYFNGMISREDAIAQAAYPDKLDRTLVA from the coding sequence GTGAAGCTGAGCGACATCCTGAAGGCGGCGTTCGAGAACGATGCATCGGACGTGCACCTGATCGCGAACCACCCGCCGATGGTGCGTGTGCACACGGTGATGACGCCGATGGATTTCCCCGCGCTGAGCCCCGAGAACACGCGGAAGATGTTCGAGGAGATGGCGCCGAAGGAGGCGATCGCGACGTTCGACCGCCAGAAGGACTCGGACTTCTCGTACGAGATGCCGGGGCTGGCCCGGTACCGCGTGAACGCGCACATGCAGCGCGGCTCGGCGGCGCTGGCGATGCGCATGATCAAGACGAAGGTTCCGCCGCTGGCGAACCTGAACCTGCCGGAGGTCATCGCGCGGCTGACGTACCTGCCGCGCGGGCTGGTGCTGGTGACAGGGGACACGGGCTCGGGCAAGTCGACGACGCTGGCGGCGATGATCCAGGCGATGAACGAGCGGTACCGCAAGCACATCATCACGCTCGAAGACCCCGTCGAGTACTCGTTCGTGAGCAACCGGTGCGTGATCGAGCAGCGTGAGCTGGGGCAGGACATGCCGTCGTTCGCGTCGGGCCTGAAGCACGCGCTGCGTCAGGACCCGGACATCATCCTGGTCGGCGAAATGCGCGACCTGGAGACGACGGCGCTGGCGATCTCGGCCGCCGAGACGGGCCACCTGGTGCTCAGCACGCTGCACACGTGCAACGCGTCGCAGACGGTGGAACGCATCATCGACATGTACCCCGCGGGACAGCAGAACCAGATCCGCTCGATGATGGCGAACACGCTGCAGGCGGTGGTGAGCCAGACGCTGTTCAGCCGGATCGACAAGCCGGGGATGTGCCCGGCGGTCGAGGTGCTGCTGTGCACGCCGGCGGTGCGGAACCTGATCCGCGAGGCGAGGACGTTCGAGATCCCGAACGTGATCGAGACGAACCGCGCGATCGGGATGAAGAGCCTGGACACGGCGATCGCGGAGTTGTACTTCAACGGGATGATCAGCCGCGAGGATGCGATCGCGCAGGCGGCGTACCCGGACAAGCTGGACCGGACGCTGGTGGCGTGA
- a CDS encoding transglutaminase domain-containing protein has product MRLLLTILLAIFPASVLSAAPPDSDLWYVIDMDGQRSGYMHTVQKTDGDRITSTTDTRFKIKRGATVMSLRFSTEFVETIDGKPVSMKSVQAFGTKPTTTTWTYNADDLTVVTTIPGGKPTTTTVPLPDGIWLTPAAAAEFTAKRLEAGAETIELRTIDPSTGPEPFILTAKVLERTTVEALGKTVPAIKLSQTISTVPNIATTAFVDERGVAVRSTTDIGGITMTILAADKDLALAKLDPPELMQRTFVKPDRPIEKPRSIRNARFVLSIPEGEFPALPDTGAQKVEPIDARSARVSVSTSGPGTPADPVDSANAAYTTASSALDSNDPEVIRLKDEALAKAAPGDALARATTLRDFVHTYISKKDLGVGFASASEVARSKQGDCSEHGCLLAAMLRADGIPARVASGLIYADAFAGSKAIFGYHMWAQALIEVDGKPTWVDLDATLPPSFHFDATHITLSVSPLADTGGMNPLVALAPLLGRLEVKVEQANP; this is encoded by the coding sequence ATGCGACTCCTCCTCACCATCCTCCTCGCGATCTTCCCGGCCTCCGTCCTCTCCGCGGCGCCGCCGGACAGCGATCTCTGGTACGTCATCGACATGGACGGCCAGCGCAGCGGCTACATGCACACCGTCCAGAAAACTGACGGCGACCGCATCACCTCGACCACAGACACCCGCTTCAAGATCAAGCGCGGCGCCACCGTCATGTCCCTGCGCTTTTCCACCGAGTTCGTCGAGACCATCGATGGCAAGCCCGTCTCCATGAAGTCCGTCCAGGCCTTCGGCACCAAGCCGACCACCACCACGTGGACCTACAACGCCGACGACCTCACCGTCGTCACCACCATCCCCGGCGGCAAGCCCACCACGACGACCGTCCCTCTCCCCGATGGCATCTGGCTTACCCCCGCCGCCGCGGCGGAGTTCACCGCCAAGCGCCTCGAGGCCGGCGCCGAGACGATCGAACTCCGCACCATCGACCCCTCCACCGGCCCCGAACCCTTCATCCTCACCGCCAAGGTCCTCGAGCGCACCACCGTTGAGGCCCTCGGGAAGACCGTCCCCGCGATCAAACTCTCCCAGACCATCAGCACCGTCCCCAACATCGCCACCACCGCCTTCGTCGACGAGCGGGGCGTCGCTGTTCGCTCCACCACCGACATCGGCGGCATCACCATGACCATCCTCGCCGCCGACAAGGACCTTGCCCTCGCCAAGCTCGATCCCCCGGAACTGATGCAGCGCACGTTCGTCAAGCCGGACCGACCGATCGAGAAGCCCCGCTCCATCCGCAACGCCCGCTTCGTCCTTTCGATCCCCGAAGGCGAGTTCCCGGCCCTCCCGGACACCGGCGCGCAGAAGGTCGAGCCCATCGACGCCCGCTCCGCCCGCGTGAGTGTCTCCACCTCCGGCCCGGGCACGCCCGCCGACCCCGTCGATTCCGCCAACGCCGCCTACACCACCGCCAGCAGCGCCCTGGACAGCAACGATCCCGAGGTGATCCGCCTCAAGGACGAGGCCCTCGCCAAGGCCGCACCCGGCGATGCCCTCGCCCGTGCCACAACGCTCCGCGACTTTGTGCACACCTATATCTCCAAGAAGGATCTGGGCGTCGGATTCGCCAGCGCCTCCGAAGTCGCCCGCTCCAAGCAGGGCGATTGCTCCGAGCACGGCTGCCTCCTCGCCGCGATGCTCCGCGCCGACGGCATCCCCGCACGCGTGGCTTCCGGCCTGATCTACGCAGACGCGTTCGCCGGCTCCAAGGCGATCTTCGGCTACCACATGTGGGCGCAGGCCCTCATCGAGGTCGACGGCAAACCCACCTGGGTCGATCTCGACGCCACGCTCCCTCCCTCGTTCCACTTCGACGCCACCCACATCACCCTCTCCGTCTCACCGCTCGCCGACACCGGCGGCATGAACCCCCTCGTCGCACTCGCCCCGCTGCTGGGCCGGCTCGAGGTCAAGGTCGAGCAGGCAAACCCGTAA